A stretch of Macrobrachium rosenbergii isolate ZJJX-2024 chromosome 12, ASM4041242v1, whole genome shotgun sequence DNA encodes these proteins:
- the LOC136844101 gene encoding uncharacterized protein: MQCGRGVKILRDTGASQSLILRSSVPDDVVFRNKNFVLLGGFPDTVATYPLEEMYLKTKYFQGMVNLAIVDALPIPDVDVIFVNDLAAETECDVLPILTLADLAGDQMSTDDLVNPVSVVTRSQSKEVDLEEVELDAELINRQTTDIVTGVNINNDDNNVSFQGINWYAKAFKEAQGSEFNNLELNDGSDLSKPVFMKQDGLFYRVSRPVNVPADQVEVIRQLVVPERYRRKLLFLSHEHNVAGHFGVKKTFQKLAQHFFWPQMRRKVKRHVLSCKVCQVVGKPNQKIPKSPLIPIPSVGEPFKEVVIDVVGPLPRTRGGNEYLLTMVDRVTRFPEAIPLRSIRGEKVVEALFGFFTRFGIPKVLQSDCGTNFTSKFFKKKMVELGVSHVTSSYHPESQDQVETFHQTLKSVFKKFCIETGNEWDKEVPYALFAIRSVPNESLGFSPFELVFAHCVHGPLDVVREHWEGETPEANVLDYVSSLQGKLRRDWNFAQANLRKSQTVMKSNYDIGTKIRIFKPGDCVLVLLPIPGNPLKAQFSGPWSVLKKLTDVNYLIETPGRRRKSRICHVNMLKPFVSRDVDQVESVVVDPITVVSVEVDENPLVNKKMSVNPDVSSSNSDILNNLSTKFQHLNSEKSEALIGIIHKYKDLFQDELGRTNVLDHDVDVGDTKPVKQCPYRLNPVKRKIVQEEVRYMLDHDLIKPSCSPWSSPVVLVKKEGGQHRLCFDYRKVNELTKTDSFPLPRVEDCIDRIGSAKFITKLDLLKGYWQYTFTFMYSDRQPCVPFAAGLILTQGPPTPLPGAS, translated from the exons ATGCAATGTGGTCGTGGTGTGAAGATTTTGAGAGACACGGGTGCCTCTCAGTCGTTGATATTGCGGAGTTCAGTTCCCGATGATGTTGTCTTTAGGAATAAGAATTTTGTCTTGTTGGGTGGATTTCCCGATACAGTGGCCACTTACCCATtggaagaaatgtatttaaagacTAAGTATTTTCAGGGTATGGTTAATTTGGCCATAGTAGATGCTTTACCGATTCCTGATGTAGACGTTATATTTGTCAATGATTTAGCGGCTGAAACTGAATGTGATGTATTGCCTATTTTGACTTTGGCAGATCTGGCAGGTGACCAGATGAGTACAGATGATTTGGTGAATCCTGTGTCTGTGGTGACGCGATCTCAGTCTAAAGAGGTTGACCTCGAGGAGGTTGAACTCGATGCTGAGTTAATTAACAGACAGACGACTGACATTGTGACTGGtgttaatataaataatgatgataataatgtatCTTTTCAGGGCATCAATTGGTATGCAAAGGCTTTTAAGGAAGCCCAAGGCAGTGAATTTAACAACTTAGAACTTAATGATGGTAGCGATCTTTCTAAACCTGTATTTATGAAACAAGATGGTTTATTTTACCGTGTGAGTAGGCCAGTTAATGTACCTGCTGaccaggtagaggtaattcggcAGCTAGTTGTGCCAGAAAGGTATAGGCGTAAATTATTGTTTCTCAGTCATGAACATAACGTCGCGGGTCATTTCGGGGTTAAGAAGACTTTTCAGAAATTGGCACAGCATTTCTTCTGGCCCCAGATGCGCCGTAAGGTTAAGAGACATGTGTTATCTTGTAAGGTGTGCCAGGTTGTGGGGAAACCCAATCAAAAGATCCCTAAATCCCCTCTTATTCCCATTCCTTCAGTTGGTGAACCTTTTAAGGAGGTAGTTATAGATGTAGTGGGCCCTCTTCCGCGGACGCGCGGAGGTAATGAATATCTCCTAACCATGGTTGATAGGGTAACGCGTTTTCCTGAGGCTATACCTCTTAGGAGTATTCGGGGTGAGAAGGTGGTGGAAGCGTTGTTCGGGTTTTTCACTCGATTTGGCATTCCTAAAGTTTTACAGTCAGACTGTGGCACCAATTTTACAAGTaagtttttcaaaaagaaaatggtagaaCTAGGTGTTAGTCATGTTACCTCTTCTTATCACCCAGAGAGTCAGGATCAGGTGGAAACGTTTCACCAGACTCTGAAGTCagtatttaagaaattttgtattGAAACAGGTAATGAATGGGATAAGGAGGTTCCTTATGCCCTATTTGCTATACGGTCTGTACCTAATGAGTCTTTGGGGTTCTCTCCTTTCGAACTGGTATTTGCCCATTGTGTACATGGCCCTCTTGACGTGGTGAGAGAGCACTGGGAAGGAGAGACACCCGAAGCTAATGTATTAGATTATGTTTCTAGTTTACAGGGAAAGCTGAGGAGAGATTGGAATTTTGCTCAAGCGAATTTACGTAAAAGTCAGACAGTAATGAAATCTAATTATGACATTGGGACCAAGATTCGTATTTTTAAACCTGGGGATTGTGTATTAGTTTTATTGCCTATACCAGGTAACCCCCTGAAAGCTCAGTTTTCAGGCCCATGGAGTGTCCTGAAAAAGTTAACTGATgtaaattatttgattgaaacCCCTGGTAGGAGACGAAAGTCTCGAATTTGTCATGTGAATATGTTGAAGCCCTTTGTTAGTAGAGATGTAGATCAGGTAGAATCAGTAGTAGTGGATCCAATTACAGTGGTGTCTGTAGAGGTAGATGAGAATCCTTTGGTTAACAAGAAAATGTCTGTTAATCCCGATGTTTCGTCAAGCAATTCCGATATTTTAAATAACCTTTCCACTAAATTTCAGCATTTGAATTCTGAGAAATCAGAAGCTTTGATTGGTATCATCCACAAGTACAAAGACTTGTTTCAGGATGAGCTAGGTAGGACGAATGTTTTGGATCATGACGTGGACGTTGGGGACACTAAGCCCGTTAAACAGTGCCCATATAGGCTTAACCCTGTCAAGAGGAAAATCGTTCAGGAAGAGGTCCGCTATATGTTAGACCATGATTTAATTAAACCAAGTTGTAGCCCTTGGAGTTCTCCGGTCGTGTTGGTTAAGAAGGAGGGAGGACAACACCGCCTTTGCTTTGATTATAGAAAGGTCAACGAGTTGACCAAGACAGATTCTTTTCCCTTGCCGAGGGTGGAGGATTGTATAGATCGGATTGGGTCTGCCAAGTTTATTACAAAACTAGATTTGCTTAAAGGATATTGGCAG tatacttttaccttcatGTACTCCGACCGCCAACCATGTgttcccttcgctgctggccTGATCCTAACACAAGGGccacccactccattacctggcgcttCGTGA